In Salmonella enterica subsp. enterica serovar Typhimurium str. LT2, a single window of DNA contains:
- the queA gene encoding S-adenosylmethionine-tRNA ribosyltransferase-isomerase (similar to E. coli synthesis of queuine in tRNA; probably S-adenosylmethionine:tRNA ribosyltransferase-isomerase (AAC73508.1); Blastp hit to AAC73508.1 (356 aa), 94% identity in aa 1 - 353), with protein sequence MRVTDFSFELPESLIAHYPQPERSRCRLLSLEGPTGALTHGTFTDLLDKLNPGDLLVFNNTRVIPARLFGRKASGGKIEVLVERMLDDKRILAHIRASKAPKPGTELLLGDDESIHATMTARHGALFEVEFNDPRPVLDILNAIGHMPLPPYIDRPDEDADRELYQTVYSEKPGAVAAPTAGLHFDEPLLAALREKGVEMAFVTLHVGAGTFQPVRVDTIEDHIMHSEYAEVPQEVVDAVLAAKARGNRVIAVGTTSVRSLESAAQAAKSDLIEPFFGDTQIFIYPGYQYKVIDALITNFHLPESTLIMLVSAFAGYQHTMNAYKTAVEQKYRFFSYGDAMFITYNPQAISERP encoded by the coding sequence ATGCGCGTTACCGATTTTTCCTTTGAACTACCCGAATCCCTGATTGCCCACTACCCACAGCCGGAACGCAGTCGCTGCCGTTTGCTGTCATTAGAGGGGCCGACGGGCGCGCTGACGCACGGTACTTTCACCGATCTGCTCGATAAGCTCAACCCTGGCGATTTGCTGGTCTTCAATAATACCCGCGTGATCCCGGCGCGGCTCTTTGGCCGTAAAGCCAGCGGCGGCAAGATAGAAGTGCTGGTCGAACGTATGCTCGATGATAAACGCATCCTGGCGCATATTCGCGCTTCTAAAGCGCCAAAACCGGGTACGGAACTGCTGCTGGGCGACGACGAAAGTATTCACGCGACCATGACCGCGCGTCACGGCGCTCTGTTTGAAGTTGAGTTTAATGACCCGCGTCCGGTGCTGGATATTCTTAACGCCATCGGCCATATGCCGTTGCCGCCGTATATCGACCGTCCGGACGAGGACGCCGACCGCGAACTGTACCAGACGGTCTACAGTGAAAAACCGGGCGCCGTCGCCGCGCCGACCGCGGGGCTGCACTTTGATGAGCCGCTGCTGGCGGCGCTTCGTGAGAAAGGTGTCGAAATGGCGTTTGTTACGCTACACGTAGGCGCGGGCACTTTCCAGCCGGTGCGTGTCGATACCATTGAAGATCACATCATGCACTCCGAATATGCTGAGGTGCCGCAAGAGGTGGTCGACGCGGTGCTGGCGGCGAAAGCGCGCGGCAACCGCGTGATTGCTGTCGGCACCACCTCGGTACGCTCGCTGGAAAGCGCGGCGCAGGCGGCAAAAAGCGATTTGATAGAGCCGTTCTTCGGCGATACGCAAATCTTTATTTATCCAGGTTATCAATACAAAGTGATTGATGCGCTGATCACCAACTTCCATCTGCCGGAATCGACGTTGATTATGCTGGTTTCCGCATTTGCCGGTTATCAACACACCATGAATGCCTATAAGACTGCGGTAGAACAAAAATATCGCTTTTTTAGCTACGGGGACGCGATGTTTATCACGTACAATCCGCAGGCTATTTCTGAGCGTCCGTAA
- the tgt gene encoding tRNA-guanine transglycosylase (similar to E. coli tRNA-guanine transglycosylase (AAC73509.1); Blastp hit to AAC73509.1 (375 aa), 97% identity in aa 1 - 375), translating to MKFELDTTDGRARRGRLVFDRGVVETPAFMPVGTYGTVKGMTPEEVEATGAQIILGNTFHLWLRPGQEIMKLHGDLHDFMQWKGPILTDSGGFQVFSLGDIRKITEQGVHFRNPINGDPIFLDPEKSMEIQYDLGSDIVMIFDECTPYPADWDYAKRSMEMSLRWAKRSRDRFDSLGNKNALFGIIQGSVYEDLRDISVKGLVEIGFDGYAVGGLAVGEPKADMHRILEHVCPQIPADKPRYLMGVGKPEDLVEGVRRGIDMFDCVMPTRNARNGHLFVTDGVVKIRNAKHKSDTSPLDAECDCYTCRNYSRAYLHHLDRCNEILGARLNTIHNLRYYQRLMAGLRKAIEEGKLESFVTEFYQRQGRPVPPLNVD from the coding sequence ATGAAATTTGAGTTAGATACCACCGATGGTCGTGCGCGTCGCGGTCGTCTGGTGTTTGATCGTGGCGTAGTGGAAACGCCAGCCTTTATGCCTGTGGGTACTTACGGTACCGTGAAAGGCATGACGCCGGAAGAAGTGGAAGCGACCGGCGCGCAGATTATTCTCGGCAACACTTTCCACCTGTGGCTGCGCCCGGGTCAGGAAATCATGAAGCTGCATGGCGATCTGCACGATTTTATGCAGTGGAAAGGGCCGATTCTCACCGATTCCGGCGGCTTCCAGGTCTTCAGCCTCGGCGATATTCGTAAGATTACCGAGCAAGGCGTGCACTTCCGTAACCCGATCAACGGCGATCCGATTTTCCTCGATCCGGAAAAGTCGATGGAGATCCAGTACGATCTCGGTTCCGATATCGTGATGATCTTTGATGAATGTACGCCGTACCCGGCAGACTGGGACTATGCTAAACGCTCGATGGAGATGTCGTTGCGTTGGGCGAAGCGTAGCCGCGACCGTTTTGATAGCCTTGGCAATAAGAATGCGCTTTTTGGCATCATTCAGGGCAGCGTTTACGAAGATTTACGCGATATCTCGGTGAAAGGTCTGGTAGAGATTGGCTTTGATGGCTACGCTGTCGGCGGTTTGGCTGTCGGTGAGCCGAAAGCAGATATGCACCGCATTCTGGAGCACGTTTGCCCGCAGATCCCGGCTGACAAACCGCGTTACCTGATGGGCGTGGGTAAACCGGAAGATCTGGTGGAAGGGGTGCGTCGCGGTATTGATATGTTTGACTGTGTCATGCCAACGCGAAATGCCCGTAATGGTCATCTGTTTGTGACCGACGGCGTGGTGAAGATTCGTAATGCAAAGCATAAAAGCGACACCAGCCCGCTTGACGCCGAGTGCGATTGCTACACCTGTCGCAATTATTCACGCGCTTACTTGCATCATCTCGACCGTTGCAACGAAATATTAGGTGCGCGTCTCAATACCATTCATAACTTGCGTTACTACCAGCGTTTGATGGCGGGTTTACGCAAGGCTATTGAAGAGGGTAAATTAGAGAGCTTCGTAACCGAGTTTTACCAACGTCAGGGGCGACCCGTTCCACCTTTGAACGTTGATTAA
- the yajC gene encoding preprotein translocase IISP family, membrane subunit (similar to E. coli orf, hypothetical protein (AAC73510.1); Blastp hit to AAC73510.1 (110 aa), 99% identity in aa 1 - 110), with translation MSFFISDAVAATGAPAQGSPMSLILMLVVFGLIFYFMILRPQQKRTKEHKKLMDSIAKGDEVLTNGGLVGRVTKVAEAGYIAIALNDTTEVVIKRDFVAAVLPKGTMKAL, from the coding sequence ATGAGCTTTTTTATTTCTGATGCGGTAGCGGCAACAGGTGCTCCAGCGCAGGGCAGCCCGATGTCTCTGATTTTAATGCTGGTGGTGTTTGGTCTGATTTTCTATTTCATGATCCTGCGCCCGCAGCAGAAGCGCACCAAAGAGCACAAAAAGCTGATGGACTCCATTGCGAAAGGTGATGAAGTTCTGACGAATGGCGGTCTGGTCGGTCGAGTGACCAAAGTAGCGGAAGCCGGCTACATTGCCATCGCGCTGAATGACACCACGGAAGTGGTTATCAAACGTGACTTCGTAGCTGCCGTTCTGCCGAAAGGCACCATGAAGGCGCTGTAA